A window of the Tenebrio molitor chromosome 1, icTenMoli1.1, whole genome shotgun sequence genome harbors these coding sequences:
- the Nhe1 gene encoding sodium/hydrogen exchanger 8 isoform X2, with translation MKVIVGILCFSILFSTVHLQSDSSLKPANITKSVTSATTPNYGKTGTGMWTTHLPTGAVSISPVISATPSIVNATTNVSMVTANKEVKAVVNIGLKNVTHLNSTLLDPVLPDKGAAEDEHNSSMAIFFVLCVLALGILLIHLMLQTGFQYVPESVVIVFLGALIGLTMNALSNRNISNWRKEEAFSPTAFFLILLPPIIFESGYNLHKGNFFQNIGSILVFAIVGTTISAFIIGFGIYFLGLADVVYKLSFVESFAFGSLISAVDPVATVAIFHALNVDPVLNMLVFGESILNDAIAIVLTTAALESNNPIMSTGEAIVMGIERFCLMFFASAGIGVLFALVSALLLKHVDLRKNPSLEFGMMLVFTYAPYVLAEGIHLSGIMAILFCGIVMSHYTHFNLSTVTQITMQQTLRTLAFIAETCVFAYLGLALFSFKHRVKPALIVWSIILCLIGRACNIFPLAILVNRFREHQITKKMMFIMWFSGLRGAISYALSLHLNFSDETRHVIITTTLIIVLVTTLFFGGSTMPLLKLMQATKNPSRRLKRRRKDREVTLSKTREWGQALDSEHLSETTEGEMEVSFVSDRIKGFAKYDLKYFIPFFTRRFTQQHSSSLCNSYFLFFPSARWTSYAKFVKLN, from the exons ATGAAGGTTATTGTTGGAATTTTGTGTTTCTCAATACTATTCAGTACTGTTCATTTGCAAAGTGACAGTTCTTTGAAACCAGCAAACATTACGAAAAGTGTAACAAGTGCTACAACTCCAAATTATGGAAAAACTGGAACTGGCATGTGGACTACTCATTTGCCAACCGGCGCTGTTTCAATATCTCCAGTAATCAGTGCAACACCTTCCATAGTGAATGCAACAacaaatgtttctatggtCACTGCAAATAAAGAAGTAAAGGCAGTTGTTAACATAGGCCTTAAGAATGTAACACATCTGAATTCTACTTTGCTTGATCCAGTATTACCAGATAAAGGAGCAGCTGAAGATGAACATAATAGTTcaatggcaattttttttgtgctttGTGTTTTGGCATtaggtattttattaattcatttGATGTTGCAAACAGGTTTTCAATATGTTCCTGAGAGTGtagttatagtatttttaggAGCTTTGATAGGTCTTACAATGAATGCCTTATCAAACAGAAATATTAGTAATTGGAGAAAAGAGGAGGCTTTTTCACCAACAGCATTCTTTTTAATTCTCTTACCaccaattatttttgaatcaggttataatttacataaaggaaatttttttcaaaatataggctcaattttagtttttgcTATTGTTGGAACAACAATTTCAGCATTTATCATTGGTTTTGGCATATATTTTCTCGGTTTAGCTGATGTGGTTTACAAATTAAGTTTTGTAGAGTCATTTGCATTTGGATCCTTAATTTCAGCTGTAGATCCTGTAGCAACTGTTGCTATATTTCATGCATTAAATGTTGATCCTGTGCTTAATATGTTGGTTTTTGGTGAAAGTATTTTAAATGATGCAATTGCTATTGTTCTGACAACAGCAGCATTAGAATCAAATAATCCTATTATGTCCACAGGAGAGGCAATTGTTATGGGCATAGAGAGATtctgtttaatgttttttgcCTCGGCTGGTATTGGGGTACTATTTGCCCTAGTAAGTGCTTTACTTTTGAAACATGTTGATCTTAGAAAAAATCCGTCATTAGAATTTGGAATGATGTTAGTATTTACCTATGCCCCTTATGTACTAGCTGAAGGCATTCATCTCAGTGGAATAATGGCCATACTGTTTTGTGGAATAGTAATGTCACATTATACGCATTTTAATTTGTCCACAGTCACTCAAATTACTATGCAACAAACTTTGAGAACACTTGCTTTTATTGCAGAAACATGTGTTTTTGCCTATCTAGGCTTAGCCTTGTTTAGTTTTAAACATCGCGTTAAACCAGCACTGATTGTATGGagtattattttatgtttgatAGGTCGCGCATGTAACATTTTTCCTTTGGCAATTTTAGTTAATAGATTTCGAGAACATCAAATCACAAAAAAGATGATGTTTATAATGTGGTTCAGTGGCCTTCGGGGAGCTATTTCTTACGCTTTGTCACTTCATTTGAATTTCAGCGATGAAACACGCCACGTGATTATCACAAccacattaattattgtattaGTAACAACATTGTTTTTTGGGGGTTCCACTATGCCCCTGTTAAAACTTATGCAAGCAACGAAAAATCCGTCCAGACGTTTGAAGCGACGAAGAAAGGATAGAGAAGTTACACTGAGTAAAACGAGAGAATGGGGTCAGGCTCTAGACTCGGAACATTTGTCTGAAACCACTGAAGGGGAAATGGAAGTGTCATTTGTCTCAGATCGAATCAAAGGATTTGCCAAatatgatttaaaatattttataccgTTCTTCACAAGAAGATTTACGCAGCAG CATAGTTCGTCTTTGTGTAACAGCTACTTTCTCTTTTTCCCATCTGCACGTTGGACCAGCTACGCTAAGTTTGTCAAGCT
- the Nhe1 gene encoding sodium/hydrogen exchanger 8 isoform X1, which produces MKVIVGILCFSILFSTVHLQSDSSLKPANITKSVTSATTPNYGKTGTGMWTTHLPTGAVSISPVISATPSIVNATTNVSMVTANKEVKAVVNIGLKNVTHLNSTLLDPVLPDKGAAEDEHNSSMAIFFVLCVLALGILLIHLMLQTGFQYVPESVVIVFLGALIGLTMNALSNRNISNWRKEEAFSPTAFFLILLPPIIFESGYNLHKGNFFQNIGSILVFAIVGTTISAFIIGFGIYFLGLADVVYKLSFVESFAFGSLISAVDPVATVAIFHALNVDPVLNMLVFGESILNDAIAIVLTTAALESNNPIMSTGEAIVMGIERFCLMFFASAGIGVLFALVSALLLKHVDLRKNPSLEFGMMLVFTYAPYVLAEGIHLSGIMAILFCGIVMSHYTHFNLSTVTQITMQQTLRTLAFIAETCVFAYLGLALFSFKHRVKPALIVWSIILCLIGRACNIFPLAILVNRFREHQITKKMMFIMWFSGLRGAISYALSLHLNFSDETRHVIITTTLIIVLVTTLFFGGSTMPLLKLMQATKNPSRRLKRRRKDREVTLSKTREWGQALDSEHLSETTEGEMEVSFVSDRIKGFAKYDLKYFIPFFTRRFTQQELKDCKSQMTDLTNQWYQAIRISPDQSDDENGTFTPRSSISSIVH; this is translated from the coding sequence ATGAAGGTTATTGTTGGAATTTTGTGTTTCTCAATACTATTCAGTACTGTTCATTTGCAAAGTGACAGTTCTTTGAAACCAGCAAACATTACGAAAAGTGTAACAAGTGCTACAACTCCAAATTATGGAAAAACTGGAACTGGCATGTGGACTACTCATTTGCCAACCGGCGCTGTTTCAATATCTCCAGTAATCAGTGCAACACCTTCCATAGTGAATGCAACAacaaatgtttctatggtCACTGCAAATAAAGAAGTAAAGGCAGTTGTTAACATAGGCCTTAAGAATGTAACACATCTGAATTCTACTTTGCTTGATCCAGTATTACCAGATAAAGGAGCAGCTGAAGATGAACATAATAGTTcaatggcaattttttttgtgctttGTGTTTTGGCATtaggtattttattaattcatttGATGTTGCAAACAGGTTTTCAATATGTTCCTGAGAGTGtagttatagtatttttaggAGCTTTGATAGGTCTTACAATGAATGCCTTATCAAACAGAAATATTAGTAATTGGAGAAAAGAGGAGGCTTTTTCACCAACAGCATTCTTTTTAATTCTCTTACCaccaattatttttgaatcaggttataatttacataaaggaaatttttttcaaaatataggctcaattttagtttttgcTATTGTTGGAACAACAATTTCAGCATTTATCATTGGTTTTGGCATATATTTTCTCGGTTTAGCTGATGTGGTTTACAAATTAAGTTTTGTAGAGTCATTTGCATTTGGATCCTTAATTTCAGCTGTAGATCCTGTAGCAACTGTTGCTATATTTCATGCATTAAATGTTGATCCTGTGCTTAATATGTTGGTTTTTGGTGAAAGTATTTTAAATGATGCAATTGCTATTGTTCTGACAACAGCAGCATTAGAATCAAATAATCCTATTATGTCCACAGGAGAGGCAATTGTTATGGGCATAGAGAGATtctgtttaatgttttttgcCTCGGCTGGTATTGGGGTACTATTTGCCCTAGTAAGTGCTTTACTTTTGAAACATGTTGATCTTAGAAAAAATCCGTCATTAGAATTTGGAATGATGTTAGTATTTACCTATGCCCCTTATGTACTAGCTGAAGGCATTCATCTCAGTGGAATAATGGCCATACTGTTTTGTGGAATAGTAATGTCACATTATACGCATTTTAATTTGTCCACAGTCACTCAAATTACTATGCAACAAACTTTGAGAACACTTGCTTTTATTGCAGAAACATGTGTTTTTGCCTATCTAGGCTTAGCCTTGTTTAGTTTTAAACATCGCGTTAAACCAGCACTGATTGTATGGagtattattttatgtttgatAGGTCGCGCATGTAACATTTTTCCTTTGGCAATTTTAGTTAATAGATTTCGAGAACATCAAATCACAAAAAAGATGATGTTTATAATGTGGTTCAGTGGCCTTCGGGGAGCTATTTCTTACGCTTTGTCACTTCATTTGAATTTCAGCGATGAAACACGCCACGTGATTATCACAAccacattaattattgtattaGTAACAACATTGTTTTTTGGGGGTTCCACTATGCCCCTGTTAAAACTTATGCAAGCAACGAAAAATCCGTCCAGACGTTTGAAGCGACGAAGAAAGGATAGAGAAGTTACACTGAGTAAAACGAGAGAATGGGGTCAGGCTCTAGACTCGGAACATTTGTCTGAAACCACTGAAGGGGAAATGGAAGTGTCATTTGTCTCAGATCGAATCAAAGGATTTGCCAAatatgatttaaaatattttataccgTTCTTCACAAGAAGATTTACGCAGCAG
- the Uba2 gene encoding SUMO-activating enzyme subunit 2, translating to MSNRTSAVCAQKENTMFSVSKSKILVVGAGGIGCEILKNLALSGIQDIEIIDLDTIDVSNLNRQFLFRKEHVGKSKAVVARESILSFNSNISIKAYHDSIFNQEYGINFFKRFNLVLNALDNRAARNHVNRMCLAADVALIESGTAGYSGQVELIKKGLTQCYECQPKPQQRTFPGCTIRNTPSEPVHCIVWAKHLFNQLFGEEDPDQDVSPDTEDPELKKDGVFSETESGDVKRKSTRQWAQEVDYDAEKLFNKFFKDDINYLLSMENLWKSRKSPVPLSWNEAVKCVNNVSEEEEASKSLEMQILSISKCAKIFEETVTILKSDLSNKKFLVWDKDDKPGMDFVTACANIRAHIFSIPQKSRFAVKSIAGNIIPAIATANALIAGVVVLYAFRVLQNEFEKCPTIYLRQKSVHSKVLMAADNNVQTPNPSCYVCSTKPVVNVFVNVNKMSVSEFENEILKNTLNMVAPDAMLDGKGIVVISSEEGETQVNNDKKLSDVGIVDGSILKVDDFLQNYELTVNINHYEAKDKEDPPFKFIANPADLKTKQEGDGIKNGISVNTSTAVEKQQIYNKEDDDDLVICPNDNDDFKASSSKRRKLNPVDEDDDIMVVEDVVE from the exons ATGTCCAACCGAACTTCTGCAGTGTGtgctcaaaaagaaaatacgaTGTTCTCAGTTTCAAAGTCAAAAATATTGGTGGTAGGAGCAGGAGGAATAGGATGTGagatattgaaaaatttaGCCCTTTCAGGCATCCAGGATATTGAAATT aTCGATTTGGACACCATTGATGTCAGTAATTTAAACAGACAGTTTCTATTTCGAAAGGAACATGTTGGAAAGTCTAAAGCAGTTGTGGCTAGAGAAAGTATATTATCTTTCAACTCAAATATTAGCATTAAAGCATATCATGATAGCATCTTTAA TCAGGAGTATGGaataaactttttcaaaagatTCAATTTAGTTTTGAATGCATTGGATAATCGTGCTGCTCGCAATCATGTGAATCGTATGTGCCTAGCTGCTGATGTTGCTCTGATTGAATCTGGAACTGCTGGATATTCAGGTCAGGTAGAACTGATCAAAAAAGGACTTACACAGTGTTATGAATGCCAACCAAAACCACAACAGAGAACATTTCCTGGTTGTACAATTCGAAATACACCATCTGAGCCAGTTCACTGTATTGTTTGGGCTAAGCATTTATTTAA CCAGTTATTTGGTGAAGAAGATCCAGATCAAGATGTTTCGCCAGATACAGAGGATCCAGAACTAAAGAAAGATGGTGTATTTTCTGAAACAGAATCTGGTGATGTCAAAAGAAAATCCACACGACAGTGGGCACAGGAAGTTGATTATGATGCTGAAAAactctttaataaatttttcaaggatgatattaattatttgttaTCAATGG AAAATTTATGGAAAAGTCGCAAATCTCCTGTTCCATTATCTTGGAATGAGGCTGTGAAATGTGTGAACAATGTTTCTGAAGAGGAAGAAGCTTCCAAATCACTTGAAATGCAAATCTTGTCCATAAGTaaatgtgcaaaaatttttgaagaaacaGTGACGATTTTAAAAAGTGACCTTTCAAATAAGAAATTTTTGGTTTGGGATAAAGATGATAAACCTGGTATGGATTTTGTTACTGCTTGTGCCAATATTCGTGCTCATATATTTTCAATACCACAGAAGTCAAGATTTGCCGTAAAGT CTATCGCTGGTAACATAATTCCAGCAATTGCTACAGCAAATGCGTTAATAGCTGGGGTTGTTGTTTTGTATGCCTTTAGagttttacaaaatgaatttgaaaaatgcccTACAATATATTTACGACAAAAATCTGTTCATTCAAAAGTTCTTATGGCGGCAGATAACAATGTGCAAACACCAAATCCTAGTTGTTACGTTTGTTCCACTAAACCTGTAGtaaatgtttttgtaaatgtaaataaaatgagTGTGAgtgaatttgaaaatgaaatattgaaaaatacacttAATATGGTGGCTCCAGATGCAATGCTTGATGGAAAAGGAATTGTGGTCATTTCATCTGAGGAAGGAGAAACACAg GTTAATAATGATAAAAAGTTGAGTGACGTGGGAATTGTCGATGGAAGTATATTAAAGGTTGAtgattttctacaaaattatgAATTAACTGTAAACATTAATCATTACGAGGCAAAAGATAAAGAAGATCctccatttaaatttattgctaATCCAGCAGATCTAAAGACTAAACAGGAAGGAgatg GTATTAAAAATGGTATTTCTGTAAACACGAGTACAGCtgttgaaaaacaacaaatttacaaTAAGGAAGATGATGATGATTTGGTAATTTGTCCTAATGACAATGATGACTTCAAAGCGTCTTCAAGCAAACGACGCAAACTAAATCCAGTGGATGAAGATGACGACATCATGGTGGTAGAAGATGTAGTTgagtaa
- the Ythdc1 gene encoding YTH domain-containing protein 1 isoform X2 — protein MIMDSRNPSKNGSVDAENLNLSLDMGDDMKLDEVNYESDVSSSSSESSSAPSISSVSSTSSTKGRVSRHKRGRSKDKSPTPTIKRARSKDAKGFARLHSESRHDVPAISWVLPPGLSAKALGGVFKVDWICRKELPFSNTMHLYNPWNDGKPVKIGRDGQEIEPRVAEELCRLFPEDDGIEVTPILRLAKEAAKKNNSRGHRHPKTRMPIAARVSFNYRSRGSSYSRRKYFLSTRGLTSSSYRRSTSPPRPRDRFSLFYDRDSPRPYTAAAAEAYVADYMRTMQHQLPPLPYAPPPGLYSSSTYENLPPPRYYDGLPLPDYPSTRISSYSDKRSYDRSVDEFLWRTSDRSRDRDRESRHRYRDRR, from the exons ATGATAATGGACTCCAGAAATCCAAGTAAGAATGGCAGTGTTGATGCTGAAAACCTAAATCTGAGCTTAGACATGGGGGATGATATGAAATTAGACGAAGTAAACTATGAAAGCGATGTGTCTTCCAGTAGTTCAGAGAGCTCAAGTGCACCGAGCATAAGTTCAGTTAGCAGCACATCATCAACAAAAGGACGTGTATCAAGACACAAAAGAGGTCGTTCAAAAGACAAGAGCCCTACACCCACAATTAAACGGGCACGTTCGAAGGATGCTAAAG GTTTTGCTAGATTACATAGTGAATCACGACATGACGTACCAGCAATATCCTGGGTGTTACCTCCAGGTCTGTCAGCCAAAGCTTTGGGAGGAGTTTTTAAAGTAGATTGGATATGTCGCAAAGAACTACCATTCTCAAATACGATGCATTTATATAATCCTTGGAATGATGGAAAACCTGTCAAAATTGGACGTGATGGACAAGAAATTGAACCAAGAGTAGCTGAAGAACTGTGTCGCTTGTTTCCTGAAGATGATGGTATTGAAGTGACACCTATTTTACGTTTAGCTAAGGAAGcagctaaaaaaaataattcacgaGGTCATCGTCATCCTAAAACGCGGATGCCAATTGCTGCAAGAGTATCATTTAATTATCGAAGTCGAGGTTCATCATATTCAAGAAGGAAGTATTTTCTGTCAACTCGTGGTTTAACTTCAAGTTCATATAGACGTTCTACTTCACCTCCAAGACCGAGAGATCGATTTTCACTATTTTATGATCGAGACTCTCCACGCCCATACACAGCTGCTGCTGCAGAAGCATATGTTGCTGATTACATGCGTACCATGCAACATCAGCTTCCACCATTACCATATGCACCACCTCCAGGACTTTACTCAAGTTCAACATATGAAAACTTACCGCCACCTAGGTATTATGATGGACTACCGTTACCTGATTATCCATCAACAAGAATTAGTTCGTATTCAGATAAAAGATCTTACGATCGATCTGTAGATGAATTTTTGTGGAGGACAAGTGATCGTTCAAGAGACAGGGACCGAGAAAGTCGCCATCGTTATAGAGATAGACGGTGA
- the Ythdc1 gene encoding YTH domain-containing protein 1 isoform X1, with translation MGDDMKLDEVNYESDVSSSSSESSSAPSISSVSSTSSTKGRVSRHKRGRSKDKSPTPTIKRARSKDAKGKSYDYMTKLNYLFRDARFFVIKSNNAENITLSKAKGVWSTLPQNEANLNKAYRESRNVLLIFSVKESGKFAGFARLHSESRHDVPAISWVLPPGLSAKALGGVFKVDWICRKELPFSNTMHLYNPWNDGKPVKIGRDGQEIEPRVAEELCRLFPEDDGIEVTPILRLAKEAAKKNNSRGHRHPKTRMPIAARVSFNYRSRGSSYSRRKYFLSTRGLTSSSYRRSTSPPRPRDRFSLFYDRDSPRPYTAAAAEAYVADYMRTMQHQLPPLPYAPPPGLYSSSTYENLPPPRYYDGLPLPDYPSTRISSYSDKRSYDRSVDEFLWRTSDRSRDRDRESRHRYRDRR, from the coding sequence ATGGGGGATGATATGAAATTAGACGAAGTAAACTATGAAAGCGATGTGTCTTCCAGTAGTTCAGAGAGCTCAAGTGCACCGAGCATAAGTTCAGTTAGCAGCACATCATCAACAAAAGGACGTGTATCAAGACACAAAAGAGGTCGTTCAAAAGACAAGAGCCCTACACCCACAATTAAACGGGCACGTTCGAAGGATGCTAAAGGTAAATCATACGATTACAtgaccaaattaaattatttgtttcgtGACGCCCGTTTTTTTGTCATAAAATCAAATAATGCTGAAAATATTACATTATCAAAGGCCAAAGGAGTATGGTCTACACTTCCTCAAAATGAAGCCAACTTAAACAAAGCATACAGGGAGTCCAGAAACGTATTGCTAATTTTTTCTGTAAAAGAAAGTGGAAAATTTGCAGGTTTTGCTAGATTACATAGTGAATCACGACATGACGTACCAGCAATATCCTGGGTGTTACCTCCAGGTCTGTCAGCCAAAGCTTTGGGAGGAGTTTTTAAAGTAGATTGGATATGTCGCAAAGAACTACCATTCTCAAATACGATGCATTTATATAATCCTTGGAATGATGGAAAACCTGTCAAAATTGGACGTGATGGACAAGAAATTGAACCAAGAGTAGCTGAAGAACTGTGTCGCTTGTTTCCTGAAGATGATGGTATTGAAGTGACACCTATTTTACGTTTAGCTAAGGAAGcagctaaaaaaaataattcacgaGGTCATCGTCATCCTAAAACGCGGATGCCAATTGCTGCAAGAGTATCATTTAATTATCGAAGTCGAGGTTCATCATATTCAAGAAGGAAGTATTTTCTGTCAACTCGTGGTTTAACTTCAAGTTCATATAGACGTTCTACTTCACCTCCAAGACCGAGAGATCGATTTTCACTATTTTATGATCGAGACTCTCCACGCCCATACACAGCTGCTGCTGCAGAAGCATATGTTGCTGATTACATGCGTACCATGCAACATCAGCTTCCACCATTACCATATGCACCACCTCCAGGACTTTACTCAAGTTCAACATATGAAAACTTACCGCCACCTAGGTATTATGATGGACTACCGTTACCTGATTATCCATCAACAAGAATTAGTTCGTATTCAGATAAAAGATCTTACGATCGATCTGTAGATGAATTTTTGTGGAGGACAAGTGATCGTTCAAGAGACAGGGACCGAGAAAGTCGCCATCGTTATAGAGATAGACGGTGA